The genomic stretch AGTTTCCAGGGCATAAATACCGAACAACAATAAAGAAATCGCCGGAACTGGTCCCCCATCCATCAAACGGCTTTTCGCTGCAGCCAATTTAAGATCGCGTTGTAATTTTCCTCCTTTGGATTCATCAGCAGCTGATCGATTTTTTTGAGGCTACCACCCGTCATGATATTTTCATACATGGGAATACGGATGATCTTGTAGCCATGTAGCCTGCTCAGTAGATCGTATTGGGCATCATTATAGGCATTTAGCTTCCACCCTGCCGCGCCGTTTCCAGTGAGATCTCCCGGCTCCATGGACTCTCCAAAGCATTTGGTGGCAATGGGTGGGCCATTCCAAATCCTATCATGCTGGCCAGCCTTATGACATTCCCGCTCAAAAGTCCGGCACAACCGCTTATAACTGTCCAGCCAGGAAAAAGTAAATACTTCATACAGAGAAGCCTTCAGTGTAGCCAAACGATAACGGTTAAAATGCACCGCATCGTCATATATGAACAGAAATCGATCAATTCTAAAATCAAATCGCAACCTCTCCAACAAAACCGGTTCCCCAATACCACCCATACACTCGTAGAGTTCTGCTTGCAGCCCGGCAGCTTTATCGTCCAGTAACTTTTTATTGATTTCCAACCGGAAGTCCTCTTCCAGATCGACATTATTCTCTAGCAGTACCTTGAT from Echinicola soli encodes the following:
- a CDS encoding DUF7255 family protein codes for the protein MHQLKVQNLIKVLLENNVDLEEDFRLEINKKLLDDKAAGLQAELYECMGGIGEPVLLERLRFDFRIDRFLFIYDDAVHFNRYRLATLKASLYEVFTFSWLDSYKRLCRTFERECHKAGQHDRIWNGPPIATKCFGESMEPGDLTGNGAAGWKLNAYNDAQYDLLSRLHGYKIIRIPMYENIMTGGSLKKIDQLLMNPKEENYNAILNWLQRKAV